Proteins from a genomic interval of Bradyrhizobium sp. G127:
- a CDS encoding carbon monoxide dehydrogenase subunit G → MQMNDSQRIPASREKVWMALNNPEVLKQCIPGCQELDMTSPTEMTAKVVIKVGPVKATFGGKVTLSDLDPPNGYKITGEGSGGVAGFAKGGAAIRLEAIGDNETILHYEVDSQIGGKLAQLGGRLIDSTAKKLAGEFFAKFGAIVSESANSAA, encoded by the coding sequence ATGCAAATGAATGACAGCCAGCGTATTCCAGCTTCGCGGGAAAAGGTTTGGATGGCCCTCAACAATCCAGAGGTTCTGAAGCAATGCATTCCGGGTTGCCAGGAACTCGACATGACGTCGCCGACCGAGATGACGGCGAAAGTAGTGATCAAGGTCGGGCCGGTGAAGGCGACGTTCGGCGGCAAGGTGACCCTGAGCGATCTCGATCCGCCGAACGGTTACAAGATTACCGGAGAAGGCTCTGGCGGGGTTGCGGGCTTCGCCAAGGGTGGTGCCGCGATCAGGTTGGAAGCCATCGGGGACAATGAAACGATCCTGCATTACGAGGTCGACTCGCAAATCGGCGGTAAACTGGCTCAGCTGGGCGGCCGGTTGATCGATTCTACCGCAAAGAAGCTTGCTGGCGAGTTCTTCGCCAAGTTTGGCGCGATCGTTTCGGAAAGCGCGAACAGCGCAGCTTAG
- a CDS encoding LacI family DNA-binding transcriptional regulator, whose protein sequence is MRPRLADVARMAGVDISTASRVLRGEESQRIRAETRERILASARSLDYSPNTLAQGLRTSRSRTLGLIVPQLDNPVFSSAIRGAEKSAARHGYSLLIAHRESGATDAVYHRLSHGNRADGLLVASLDDDGLLREELESTHTPFVLLNRRLPGSPYCVVLDSRAAAAIAVDHLAQMGHRRIAHLSGRPGGFNAGERLAGYRDGLERHGIPFDSKLVAVAGYTAEGGADAMRSLLALKPTAVLGATLVTAAGAMAVLHEAGLQIPRDVSVMGLHDAPVATMLYPQLTSVKMPTERMGEIASDLLIDLLGGGTPQPVAPLPPDGLVIRASTGPALR, encoded by the coding sequence ATGAGGCCGAGATTAGCCGACGTCGCGCGTATGGCGGGGGTGGATATTTCCACCGCGTCACGGGTGTTGCGCGGCGAAGAAAGTCAGCGTATCCGGGCGGAGACGCGCGAGCGTATTTTGGCGAGCGCACGCAGCCTTGATTATTCGCCGAATACGCTTGCACAGGGTTTGCGGACGTCGCGCAGCCGAACACTCGGCCTGATCGTTCCGCAACTCGACAACCCGGTGTTCTCGTCTGCCATTCGTGGCGCGGAAAAATCCGCCGCAAGACATGGTTACTCTTTATTGATAGCGCATCGTGAGTCGGGTGCGACAGACGCCGTGTATCATCGCTTGTCCCACGGCAACCGTGCCGATGGACTGCTGGTCGCCAGTCTCGATGATGATGGCCTGCTGCGCGAGGAACTGGAGTCCACGCATACGCCGTTCGTGCTGCTCAACCGGCGATTGCCGGGCAGTCCGTATTGTGTCGTGCTGGACAGCCGCGCGGCCGCGGCTATCGCGGTCGATCATCTGGCGCAGATGGGCCACAGGCGTATCGCGCATCTTTCGGGTCGGCCCGGCGGATTCAATGCGGGCGAGCGTCTCGCCGGATATCGCGATGGGCTCGAGCGTCACGGCATTCCGTTCGATTCAAAACTGGTCGCTGTCGCCGGATATACGGCCGAAGGCGGCGCCGATGCCATGCGTAGCCTTCTTGCACTGAAGCCGACAGCGGTTCTCGGCGCAACCCTCGTCACTGCGGCCGGTGCCATGGCTGTCTTGCATGAGGCAGGTCTGCAAATTCCCCGCGATGTCTCGGTGATGGGCCTGCATGACGCGCCTGTTGCAACCATGCTCTATCCACAGCTCACGTCCGTGAAGATGCCCACCGAACGGATGGGTGAGATTGCATCCGATCTTCTGATTGATCTTCTCGGCGGCGGTACGCCGCAACCTGTCGCG
- a CDS encoding acetamidase/formamidase family protein has translation MKHHLLPVSPKTVHWGYFSKKVAPALTLKSGDRATIETLTHHANDDYERMIADDPGAESVFRWTREHKAVARRGSGPAEGPFIRGSGEGVGVHLLTGPVAIENAEPGDVLEVRILDVRPRPACKACYAGKCFGSNVAANWGFHYHDLIEEPKPREVVTIFELDTTGEPFAKAVYNYVWTPQTDPDGIVHPTIDYPGVRVDHTTIRKRENILTSVKVPARLHFGTMGLAPSEQDYVSSIPPSYTGGNIDDWRVGKGARMYYPVAVPGAFFSVGDPHAAQGDSELGGTAIETSLTGDFEFILHKHRDLGGTPLEGLTHPMLETEQAWSVYGFTYANYLAELGADAQAEIVNHSSLDRAMRDAFRKLRRFLMTVHKLSEDEAISLMSVGADFGVTQVVDANWGVHGTIRKSVFRCD, from the coding sequence ATGAAGCATCATCTTCTTCCGGTATCTCCCAAGACGGTCCATTGGGGCTATTTCAGCAAGAAGGTCGCGCCCGCGCTGACGCTGAAATCCGGCGACCGCGCGACCATCGAAACGCTGACCCATCACGCCAACGATGACTACGAGCGCATGATCGCCGACGATCCCGGCGCCGAAAGCGTGTTTCGCTGGACACGCGAGCACAAGGCAGTGGCTCGCCGTGGTTCAGGTCCGGCCGAAGGACCGTTCATCCGCGGCTCAGGCGAAGGCGTCGGCGTTCACCTGTTGACGGGCCCGGTGGCGATTGAAAATGCGGAACCTGGCGATGTGCTGGAGGTCCGCATCCTCGATGTGCGGCCGCGGCCTGCCTGCAAGGCGTGTTATGCCGGGAAGTGTTTCGGTTCGAATGTCGCGGCCAATTGGGGCTTTCATTATCACGATCTGATCGAGGAGCCGAAGCCGCGCGAGGTGGTCACGATTTTCGAACTCGACACCACGGGCGAACCCTTCGCCAAGGCTGTCTATAATTACGTCTGGACGCCGCAGACCGATCCGGACGGGATCGTGCATCCCACCATCGACTATCCCGGCGTGCGCGTCGATCACACCACGATCCGCAAGCGAGAGAACATTCTCACCAGCGTCAAGGTGCCGGCACGGCTCCACTTCGGCACCATGGGGCTGGCGCCGTCGGAGCAGGATTATGTCAGTTCGATTCCGCCGAGCTACACCGGCGGCAATATCGACGACTGGCGCGTCGGGAAGGGGGCGCGGATGTATTATCCGGTCGCGGTGCCGGGCGCATTCTTCTCGGTCGGTGATCCGCACGCCGCGCAGGGTGACAGCGAACTGGGCGGCACAGCGATCGAGACGTCGCTGACCGGCGATTTCGAGTTCATCCTGCACAAGCATCGCGATCTAGGTGGCACGCCGCTCGAAGGACTGACCCATCCGATGTTGGAGACCGAGCAGGCCTGGTCGGTTTACGGCTTCACCTATGCCAACTACCTGGCGGAACTCGGTGCCGACGCGCAGGCTGAAATCGTCAACCACTCCAGCCTCGACCGCGCCATGCGCGACGCGTTCCGCAAGCTGCGCCGGTTTCTCATGACCGTGCACAAGCTGAGCGAGGATGAGGCGATCTCTCTGATGTCGGTGGGCGCGGATTTCGGAGTCACACAGGTGGTGGACGCCAATTGGGGCGTCCACGGCACCATCCGCAAGAGTGTATTCCGTTGCGATTAA
- a CDS encoding ABC transporter substrate-binding protein, producing MQTRFFTRVPLRRLYAAGLRSAVLGTVLITSLGVPTKAEAATPAACAALQEKYPDWKGKTLVNAINPHTPGYESIDPKDPSKYVGFDIDLGEAIGECLGFKLTYKAVTFAALLTTLAAGQADIVISDIYATEERAKAADFITYSKVFDGVLVAKGNPKKIDGINLSMCGAAAAENTGYVEVPLIQALAPQCKAAGKPEPTIQLYDNNANCIQAILAGRADTYVNDVNTVDNAVKAYPDKLEKAIAVTIPYSVGIAVPKNKPKFRDAVKDALTEIYKSGDQLALLKKWNLDPNNLMEPGLLVVK from the coding sequence ATGCAGACGCGTTTTTTCACGAGAGTGCCGCTGCGGCGGCTTTATGCTGCGGGATTGCGTAGCGCTGTTCTTGGCACAGTTCTTATCACGAGCCTTGGTGTCCCCACGAAGGCGGAGGCGGCCACACCGGCTGCCTGTGCTGCCTTGCAGGAAAAATACCCCGACTGGAAGGGCAAAACGCTTGTCAATGCCATCAATCCGCATACCCCTGGCTATGAATCGATCGATCCCAAGGATCCCAGCAAGTATGTCGGATTCGACATCGATCTCGGCGAAGCGATCGGCGAATGCCTCGGCTTCAAGCTGACCTACAAGGCTGTGACTTTTGCGGCGCTGCTGACGACGCTTGCCGCCGGCCAGGCCGACATCGTGATCTCGGACATCTACGCGACAGAAGAGCGGGCCAAGGCTGCTGACTTCATCACCTATTCCAAGGTCTTCGACGGCGTGCTGGTCGCCAAGGGAAATCCAAAGAAAATCGACGGCATCAATCTATCGATGTGCGGTGCGGCGGCAGCCGAAAACACTGGCTATGTCGAAGTGCCGCTGATTCAGGCCCTGGCGCCGCAGTGCAAGGCGGCAGGCAAGCCGGAGCCGACCATCCAGCTCTATGACAACAATGCCAACTGTATTCAGGCGATCCTTGCCGGGCGTGCCGACACCTATGTCAACGACGTCAACACGGTCGACAATGCAGTGAAGGCCTATCCCGACAAACTCGAGAAGGCGATCGCGGTGACGATTCCCTATTCGGTCGGTATCGCCGTTCCGAAGAACAAGCCGAAATTCCGCGACGCGGTGAAGGATGCGCTCACCGAAATCTACAAGTCGGGAGATCAGCTTGCGCTGCTCAAGAAGTGGAATCTCGATCCGAACAATCTCATGGAGCCGGGCCTCCTGGTGGTGAAGTAA
- a CDS encoding CoA-acylating methylmalonate-semialdehyde dehydrogenase, with translation MASEIKHYIGGQLVAGRSGRTSPVFNPATGEQTAVVGLASTAEVNAAVAAARAAAEGWGDTPSLRRARILNRFLRIAEDRIDDLAAVITSEHGKTLSDAKGEIQRGLEVVEFAVGAPQLLKGEVSENVGTRVDSFGVRQPLGVVAGITPFNFPAMVPMWMFPVALACGNTFILKPSERDPSAALIIAQWLAEAGLPAGVFNVVHGDKEAVDALLLNPDVEAISFVGSTPIARYIYSTATSTGKRCQALGGAKNHMVVMPDADLDQAADALMGAAYGSAGERCMAISVAVPIGEKTADALIAKLEPKIRSLKVGSGFNAESEMGPLVTRQHLDKVRGYIDSGVAEGAKLVVDGRDFRSNEGGYFIGGTLFDHVTTDMKIYKEEIFGPVLGVVRSPDYAAAAKMINDNEYGNGTAIFTQNGDVAREFAHRIRVGMVGINVPIPVPVAFHSFGGWKASLFGDHSMHGPEGIRFYTRLKTVTSRWPTSIGQGPEFVMPTMK, from the coding sequence ATGGCTTCGGAAATCAAGCACTATATTGGTGGCCAACTTGTCGCTGGCCGTAGCGGTCGGACATCGCCGGTCTTTAATCCTGCGACGGGCGAGCAGACCGCGGTGGTCGGCCTCGCCAGCACGGCCGAGGTCAATGCGGCGGTGGCTGCCGCGCGCGCGGCAGCGGAAGGCTGGGGCGATACGCCGTCATTGCGTCGCGCCCGGATTCTCAACCGCTTTCTGCGGATCGCCGAAGATCGAATCGATGACCTCGCCGCAGTGATTACCTCCGAGCACGGCAAGACGTTGTCGGATGCCAAGGGCGAAATTCAGCGCGGGCTGGAAGTCGTCGAGTTTGCGGTCGGTGCCCCTCAGCTTCTGAAGGGAGAAGTCAGCGAGAATGTCGGCACGCGCGTTGACAGCTTTGGCGTGCGCCAGCCGCTCGGCGTTGTCGCGGGCATCACTCCGTTCAATTTCCCGGCCATGGTGCCCATGTGGATGTTTCCGGTAGCGCTGGCCTGCGGCAATACCTTTATCCTCAAGCCGTCCGAGCGCGATCCGTCCGCAGCGCTGATCATTGCGCAGTGGCTGGCCGAAGCAGGTCTTCCCGCCGGCGTGTTTAATGTCGTGCATGGCGACAAGGAAGCGGTCGATGCGCTGCTTCTGAACCCGGATGTCGAGGCCATCAGCTTTGTGGGATCGACGCCGATCGCACGCTACATCTACTCCACCGCAACAAGCACAGGTAAGCGCTGTCAGGCGTTGGGCGGCGCCAAGAACCACATGGTCGTGATGCCGGATGCGGATCTCGATCAGGCGGCTGATGCGCTGATGGGTGCAGCTTACGGTTCTGCTGGTGAGCGCTGTATGGCGATTTCGGTTGCGGTTCCGATCGGCGAGAAGACGGCGGATGCTTTGATCGCGAAGCTGGAGCCGAAAATCCGGTCCTTGAAGGTCGGTTCCGGATTCAATGCGGAATCCGAAATGGGGCCTTTGGTAACCCGGCAGCATCTCGACAAGGTTCGGGGTTACATCGATTCCGGCGTTGCGGAAGGCGCGAAGCTGGTTGTCGATGGCCGCGATTTCCGTTCCAACGAGGGCGGCTACTTCATCGGTGGCACGTTGTTCGATCACGTGACCACGGACATGAAGATCTACAAGGAAGAGATTTTCGGCCCGGTGCTCGGTGTAGTGCGTTCGCCCGACTACGCGGCGGCGGCGAAAATGATCAATGACAACGAGTACGGGAACGGCACTGCGATCTTCACGCAGAATGGAGACGTGGCCCGCGAGTTCGCGCACCGCATCCGTGTCGGCATGGTCGGCATCAATGTGCCGATTCCGGTACCGGTGGCATTCCATTCGTTCGGTGGATGGAAGGCGTCGCTGTTCGGCGATCATTCCATGCACGGCCCGGAGGGAATTCGGTTCTATACGCGGCTCAAGACCGTCACCAGCCGCTGGCCGACAAGCATCGGTCAGGGGCCTGAGTTTGTCATGCCAACGATGAAGTAG
- a CDS encoding RidA family protein: MQFHMIASGPKPVAPFSHAVETDGFVFVTGQMPDTPEAPGRLPEGIVAQTSAVMENLRRVLTGLDLAFEHVVMARIYLTRFKQDYAAMNETYRSYFAEGRLPARTCVGVTGLAYDALIEIDLVCRRPIQIA, encoded by the coding sequence TTGCAATTTCACATGATCGCAAGCGGGCCGAAGCCTGTGGCGCCATTTAGCCATGCTGTCGAGACCGATGGTTTCGTGTTCGTCACCGGCCAGATGCCGGATACGCCTGAAGCGCCGGGCCGGTTGCCGGAAGGCATCGTGGCGCAGACGAGCGCCGTCATGGAGAATTTGAGGCGAGTGCTGACCGGCCTTGATCTTGCCTTTGAACATGTCGTCATGGCGCGGATCTATCTCACGCGCTTCAAGCAAGACTATGCGGCGATGAACGAGACGTATCGAAGTTATTTCGCCGAAGGCCGGCTGCCGGCGCGTACATGCGTCGGCGTCACCGGTCTGGCTTACGATGCCCTGATCGAGATCGATCTTGTATGCAGACGGCCAATACAAATCGCATAG
- a CDS encoding amino acid ABC transporter permease/ATP-binding protein (The N-terminal region of this protein, as described by TIGR01726, is a three transmembrane segment that identifies a subfamily of ABC transporter permease subunits, which specificities that include histidine, arginine, glutamine, glutamate, L-cystine (sic), the opines (in Agrobacterium) octopine and nopaline, etc.), which translates to MELFLHYLSMPYLLQGIEVTLQVTALGLIGGLIMGTILAAMQLSRFPLLAALARGYSVIFRGTPLILQMVFAYDALPHIGIKLPAILAAGLALAANEAPFISEILRAGVLGVDRGQLLSGQALGMTPSVLMRRIIAPQAIRSMIPAFGSETVSALKNSSLASVIAVQELTLRSTQLASSTFDFFSIFFASGLIYLCLTGAIAAIQLIIENWLDLDRKSTSNRLMRLLPWYRFQPLDEPLGTDAPGEKVTDLGVAELPPAKPKLELVDRAKRAEMLSRNAVAVEVAGLHKRYDKQIVLDRVDLNVRVGEVVALLGPSGSGKSTLLRCINHLESWDAGTIVVGGRRIGFGLQGNALAPRALANERAELGIGMLFQQFNLFSHLTAKENVAGPLRWVHGISRVDADKRASELLDRVGLSHRADALPRHLSGGQQQRVAIARALAPNPSVLLLDEPTSALDPELVNEVLEVIRRLAIEDGLTMIISTHQLRFADEVADRVVLLSGGSIIEEGPAHEVLTNPRNPVTQRFLSVMEGEKA; encoded by the coding sequence ATGGAACTGTTTCTCCACTATCTCAGCATGCCGTATCTGCTTCAGGGCATTGAGGTCACCCTTCAGGTGACTGCCCTGGGGCTGATCGGCGGGCTGATCATGGGAACGATCCTCGCCGCCATGCAGCTCAGCCGCTTCCCGCTGCTGGCTGCATTGGCGCGGGGATACAGCGTGATCTTTCGCGGCACGCCGCTCATCCTGCAAATGGTGTTCGCCTACGACGCCTTGCCGCACATCGGCATCAAGCTCCCCGCGATCCTTGCCGCCGGTCTGGCGCTTGCCGCCAACGAGGCTCCTTTCATTTCGGAAATCCTGCGCGCCGGCGTGCTCGGCGTCGATCGCGGGCAATTGCTGTCAGGTCAGGCGCTCGGCATGACGCCGTCGGTGCTGATGCGCCGGATCATCGCGCCGCAGGCGATCCGCTCCATGATCCCGGCATTTGGCAGCGAAACCGTCAGCGCGCTGAAGAATTCGTCGCTGGCGTCGGTGATCGCAGTCCAGGAGCTGACGCTGCGCTCGACCCAACTCGCGTCATCGACATTCGATTTCTTCTCGATCTTCTTCGCGTCCGGTCTCATCTATCTGTGTCTGACCGGAGCGATTGCCGCGATCCAGCTCATCATTGAGAATTGGCTCGATCTCGATCGCAAGAGTACGTCAAACCGGCTGATGCGGCTGTTGCCGTGGTATCGCTTCCAGCCGCTCGATGAACCGCTGGGAACTGACGCGCCCGGCGAAAAAGTGACCGATCTCGGCGTCGCCGAATTGCCGCCGGCGAAGCCGAAGCTGGAGCTTGTCGATCGCGCGAAACGCGCCGAGATGCTCAGCCGCAACGCCGTGGCCGTCGAAGTCGCAGGACTGCACAAGCGCTACGACAAGCAGATCGTTCTCGATCGTGTGGACCTCAATGTGCGGGTCGGCGAGGTGGTGGCTTTGCTCGGCCCGTCCGGCTCGGGCAAAAGCACGCTGCTCCGCTGTATCAATCATCTCGAATCATGGGATGCCGGTACGATTGTGGTCGGCGGTCGCCGCATCGGCTTCGGGCTGCAAGGCAATGCTCTTGCCCCGCGTGCGCTGGCCAATGAACGCGCCGAGCTTGGCATCGGCATGTTGTTTCAGCAGTTCAATCTTTTCAGCCATCTCACTGCGAAGGAAAATGTCGCAGGACCGCTCCGCTGGGTGCACGGCATTTCCCGCGTCGATGCCGACAAGCGTGCGAGCGAACTGCTGGATCGCGTCGGCCTCAGTCATCGCGCCGATGCCTTGCCTCGCCACCTGTCGGGCGGACAGCAGCAACGTGTCGCGATCGCGCGCGCACTGGCGCCCAATCCCAGCGTGCTTCTGCTTGATGAACCGACGTCTGCGCTTGATCCCGAACTGGTCAATGAAGTGCTGGAGGTGATCCGCCGCCTCGCCATTGAGGACGGGCTGACGATGATCATCTCGACGCATCAGTTGCGTTTTGCCGACGAGGTGGCGGACCGCGTCGTGCTGCTGTCCGGCGGCTCGATCATCGAGGAAGGACCGGCTCATGAGGTTCTGACCAACCCACGCAACCCTGTCACGCAGCGTTTCCTCAGCGTGATGGAGGGTGAGAAAGCATGA
- a CDS encoding acetamidase/formamidase family protein, producing the protein MSFRPFTSESYSEDARPEAWRDVLAAVGLQPSAATSVHRGYATASRRSSEGVVMAKLSAGAQAISPLHHLADDLPLVLMPIEEGVALKTGSGHQIVSAAHLLLLPRRGDWSVAFQRDMRAIVLSVTSDAFHGRKLCGPAFGEVKVLPPGGFTDIFTRMLGATAQSLEMLSNPEWSAVSQSLADLLPTFMRNALPTSDSSGSVTQAAILYRVYQTIERKLGDPDLAPAKVADAEGISERYLQKLFEGTGNSFTHYIRERRLQRTWADLSNPAEAHHSISEIAYRSGFNDSAYFSRAFRNRFGLSPREFRQHEIERASASSPVAGQRGWPQAALTQLRNHHVAPPGRRISADSDCLPSNAECGHNHHHLSVEAERVHWGYFSRSLQPQIEVNSGDTITIETLTQHASDDPERMIAGDAGAESVFHWTRDRKNVDRRGAGPIDASVYGRGAGEGFGVHICTGPVAVKDAQPGDVLEVRILDIVPRPSRNRDFAGQVFGSSVAAWWGYHYNEFLDDSKPREVVTIYEIFDHDGAPHARALYSYRWEPQTDPFGVVHRTYDYPGVPVAPGTVKRRHDVLDGISIPLRPHFGVIAVAPREADFVDSVPPSYFGGNLDNWRLGKGSTVYLPVSVPGALLSVGDPHATQGDGELGGTAIECSMTGTFQLILHKKADLAGQAFADLTYPLIETETDWVLTGFSHPNYLAEFGAKGQSEVYATSSLDLAMKDAFRKMRRFLMNIKGLSEDEAIALMSAGVDFGVTQVVDGNWGVHAILSKRLFDTAYRRPQTRD; encoded by the coding sequence ATGAGTTTTCGCCCGTTCACGAGTGAGTCCTATTCCGAAGACGCCCGGCCAGAGGCGTGGCGCGACGTTCTCGCCGCGGTCGGCCTCCAGCCCTCAGCTGCCACGAGCGTCCACCGCGGCTATGCGACGGCATCGCGGCGGAGTTCCGAAGGCGTCGTGATGGCGAAGCTGTCGGCGGGCGCGCAGGCCATCTCCCCGCTGCATCATCTTGCTGACGATTTGCCACTGGTGCTGATGCCGATCGAGGAGGGCGTCGCGTTGAAAACCGGCAGCGGCCACCAGATCGTATCGGCCGCGCATCTGCTGCTGTTGCCGCGTCGTGGCGATTGGAGCGTTGCCTTCCAGCGCGACATGCGGGCTATCGTTTTGTCCGTCACGTCTGACGCATTTCATGGCCGCAAACTGTGCGGCCCGGCCTTCGGTGAAGTCAAAGTGCTACCGCCCGGCGGGTTCACCGATATTTTCACCCGAATGCTCGGGGCGACAGCGCAGTCGCTCGAGATGTTGTCCAACCCTGAATGGTCCGCTGTCTCGCAAAGCCTTGCTGATCTGCTCCCGACTTTCATGCGTAATGCCCTGCCGACGTCTGATTCCAGTGGCAGCGTGACACAGGCCGCGATTCTGTATCGGGTCTATCAAACGATCGAACGTAAACTCGGCGATCCAGATCTTGCCCCGGCCAAGGTTGCGGATGCCGAGGGCATCTCCGAACGCTACCTTCAGAAGTTGTTCGAAGGCACCGGCAATAGCTTCACCCATTATATACGCGAACGCCGCCTTCAGCGAACCTGGGCCGATCTGTCGAACCCTGCCGAGGCGCATCATTCAATTTCGGAGATCGCCTATCGCAGCGGTTTCAACGACTCGGCGTATTTTAGCCGTGCGTTCCGTAACCGGTTCGGACTGTCGCCGCGCGAGTTTCGTCAGCATGAAATCGAGCGCGCCTCGGCATCATCGCCCGTCGCCGGGCAGCGCGGCTGGCCTCAGGCCGCGCTAACGCAATTGCGCAACCATCACGTGGCACCCCCGGGTCGCCGAATTAGTGCCGACAGCGATTGTCTCCCGTCGAACGCTGAATGTGGTCACAACCATCATCATTTGTCCGTCGAAGCCGAGCGGGTACATTGGGGCTACTTCAGCCGCTCCTTGCAGCCACAGATTGAGGTCAATTCCGGCGATACGATCACAATCGAGACGCTGACCCAGCATGCGTCGGATGACCCGGAACGCATGATCGCTGGGGATGCCGGAGCCGAGAGTGTGTTTCACTGGACCCGCGATCGGAAGAACGTCGACCGTCGCGGCGCGGGACCAATCGATGCGTCTGTTTACGGCCGCGGTGCTGGCGAAGGCTTCGGTGTTCACATCTGCACGGGCCCGGTTGCAGTGAAGGACGCTCAACCCGGTGACGTCCTTGAGGTCCGCATACTCGACATTGTTCCAAGGCCGAGCCGCAATCGCGACTTCGCGGGGCAAGTTTTTGGCAGCAGCGTCGCGGCATGGTGGGGTTATCACTATAACGAATTTCTCGACGACTCGAAGCCGCGAGAAGTCGTGACGATTTACGAGATATTCGATCATGACGGTGCGCCGCATGCGCGCGCTCTGTATTCCTACCGGTGGGAGCCGCAGACTGATCCGTTCGGCGTTGTTCACAGAACCTATGATTATCCGGGCGTTCCGGTCGCACCCGGCACGGTCAAGCGGCGGCATGATGTCCTCGACGGTATCAGCATTCCGCTGCGTCCCCATTTCGGTGTCATTGCTGTTGCGCCGCGCGAAGCCGATTTTGTTGACTCGGTGCCGCCTTCCTATTTCGGCGGAAATCTTGACAATTGGCGGCTCGGTAAGGGATCGACGGTCTATCTGCCGGTCTCGGTACCGGGCGCGCTGCTGTCGGTCGGCGATCCTCACGCGACACAGGGCGATGGCGAATTGGGGGGCACCGCCATCGAATGTTCGATGACAGGTACCTTTCAACTGATTCTGCACAAGAAGGCGGACCTTGCGGGTCAGGCATTCGCCGACCTGACCTATCCGCTGATCGAGACCGAAACCGACTGGGTACTGACTGGTTTCAGCCATCCAAACTATCTCGCCGAATTCGGGGCCAAGGGACAAAGCGAAGTCTATGCGACATCATCGCTGGATCTCGCGATGAAGGATGCCTTCCGAAAGATGCGCCGCTTTCTGATGAACATCAAAGGACTGAGCGAGGACGAAGCGATCGCGCTGATGTCGGCCGGTGTCGATTTCGGCGTGACCCAGGTCGTCGATGGCAACTGGGGCGTCCATGCGATTCTCAGCAAGCGACTCTTCGATACCGCTTATCGCAGGCCACAAACCAGGGATTGA
- a CDS encoding LysR family transcriptional regulator, which produces MDWDKVRIFLEVARTGQILGAAKRLKLNHATVARKLTALEKDLKTRLVNRQTTGSSLTPSGVALLAAAERAESELLRVGSQLTSVAEKVSGTVRIGAPDGLGNYFLANQLGAFAAANPALVVQLVALPRTFSLAKREADIVVTLERPTEGRLISTKLTDYTLSVYASDDYLKRAATIQKPNDLADHLLITYIHDIIYSRALDYASTLGELVTRRYECGSVVGQVEAVRAGHGVGILHDYAAERYPELKRILPGIRFTRSYWLVSHPDTHETRKVREVRRYIVAKVREARSQFIVA; this is translated from the coding sequence ATGGATTGGGACAAAGTTCGGATTTTTCTCGAGGTCGCGCGCACCGGCCAAATCCTTGGTGCGGCCAAGCGCCTCAAACTCAATCATGCGACGGTGGCGCGCAAGCTGACCGCGCTGGAAAAGGACCTCAAAACAAGGCTGGTAAACCGCCAAACGACGGGATCGTCGCTGACACCATCAGGCGTCGCGCTGCTGGCCGCCGCGGAACGCGCGGAATCCGAACTCCTGCGCGTGGGGTCGCAACTCACGTCCGTGGCTGAGAAGGTTTCCGGAACGGTGAGAATCGGTGCTCCCGACGGTCTTGGAAACTATTTTCTGGCCAATCAGCTCGGCGCATTTGCGGCGGCAAATCCCGCGCTTGTCGTGCAGCTGGTCGCCCTGCCGCGAACGTTTTCACTGGCCAAACGCGAAGCGGATATCGTCGTCACGCTCGAACGTCCCACTGAAGGCCGGCTAATTTCCACGAAACTCACCGACTATACATTGAGCGTCTATGCGTCAGACGATTACCTGAAGCGGGCTGCCACCATTCAGAAGCCGAACGACCTGGCCGATCATCTGCTCATCACCTACATTCATGACATCATCTACAGCCGCGCGTTAGACTATGCTTCGACGCTCGGCGAACTGGTGACCCGCCGTTACGAATGCGGCAGCGTGGTCGGACAGGTCGAGGCCGTTCGCGCTGGACATGGCGTCGGCATCCTTCATGACTACGCCGCCGAACGTTATCCGGAATTGAAGCGAATTCTGCCCGGCATCCGCTTCACCAGAAGCTATTGGCTCGTTTCTCATCCCGATACGCACGAAACCCGCAAGGTCCGGGAAGTCCGCCGCTATATCGTCGCCAAGGTCCGCGAAGCGCGGAGCCAGTTCATCGTGGCCTAA